From one Idiomarina sp. X4 genomic stretch:
- a CDS encoding prepilin peptidase dependent protein A-like protein → MPLFKQQTESLLLQQASSRWLSYLHQIKAKAQRAESGITAELVPLEGRSKVFELATESTYSSTRPLIFYDDSGGASPGHIRIMNNSNTVKVIISSKGRIRSCVSHGASLPSLSLC, encoded by the coding sequence ATGCCTTTGTTCAAACAGCAGACTGAGAGTTTATTACTGCAGCAGGCAAGTTCTCGCTGGTTGTCGTATTTACATCAGATCAAAGCAAAGGCACAACGAGCAGAGAGCGGCATAACTGCGGAGCTGGTGCCTCTCGAGGGGCGTTCAAAGGTGTTTGAGTTGGCAACAGAGTCGACTTATAGCTCAACAAGACCGTTAATATTCTACGATGATTCTGGTGGTGCGTCGCCCGGTCATATTCGCATTATGAACAATAGCAATACCGTGAAAGTCATTATTAGCAGTAAAGGACGTATTCGCTCCTGTGTCAGTCATGGAGCATCTTTGCCGAGTTTGTCCTTATGCTAG
- a CDS encoding prepilin-type N-terminal cleavage/methylation domain-containing protein, translated as MLDRNLAQKSHGYSLIEVLIAASLGAIIVMTAQKLLQWQKGAQHSSISKAVFMLNGQAVAGEFFSSLSNAVVDGMQRPERGCYVFPTQDGGSVGFRVRHYQLQHNPMTLDCAGYGWQSLTDRAQFKVLELLVETSASLTPEDSSKLFINLSTSRDTKEGIQEQQFKRTLTVFSQ; from the coding sequence ATGCTAGACAGAAACCTTGCTCAAAAAAGTCATGGGTACAGCTTAATTGAAGTGCTTATTGCTGCGTCACTGGGAGCCATTATTGTCATGACCGCACAAAAGCTATTGCAATGGCAGAAAGGCGCTCAACATAGCTCGATATCGAAGGCAGTTTTTATGTTGAACGGGCAAGCGGTTGCAGGGGAGTTTTTTAGCAGTTTAAGCAACGCGGTGGTTGACGGCATGCAACGCCCAGAGCGTGGTTGCTACGTCTTCCCGACACAAGACGGAGGCTCTGTCGGCTTTCGGGTTAGACATTATCAGTTGCAGCATAACCCAATGACACTGGACTGTGCGGGTTATGGTTGGCAGTCATTGACCGACAGAGCTCAGTTTAAGGTTTTGGAGTTATTGGTTGAAACCAGCGCTTCATTAACTCCTGAAGACAGCTCTAAATTATTTATTAACCTGTCGACTTCACGAGACACAAAGGAAGGTATTCAGGAACAGCAATTTAAGCGGACACTTACCGTTTTCTCTCAGTAA